A genomic segment from Deltaproteobacteria bacterium encodes:
- a CDS encoding leucine-rich repeat protein, whose protein sequence is MVRVLEREKEEASDGGSRPADRGAAVVARRRRPLLAAGLSALAAVLSLTTLFAVPVPALAQTTLVSQRAGTNTSATGKPAITGTARVGQVLTAGLGTITDADGLPATAFPMDYSVQWIRVDGATETDIAGAASATYTLTGADYAKKVGVRVSFVDSAGRLENRVSDAYPSGTDIVVAAHDVCGRTMQVRDAIVAKVADASHCSEVTVAHLAEIRKGLILSNSNITSLAVGDFAGLNRLGWLALRHNALTSLPEGIFAGLTRVDSIDLASNRLTSLPAGVFAGLTNLHGLALGDNRLTSLPAGVFAGLTKLCSLGLSRNALTSLPAGIFADQRCLGSLSLNDNALTSLPGGIFAGLAQLWALDLSNNALTSLPDGVFENLTRLCLLRVHGNPGSADFTPPANAGEDRTVSPGAVVTLDGSETRDTGPWKDLLASWEWVQVDAAGERLRPATVTLEGADGPMPSFTAPAAGTLHFRLTVTGRGFGPFTASDTVTVTVGADTARTARFTAPITAQVARAVKWHDGTAGFDLHLTFSHEPAEFSYRTMRDGLFDVEGGRIVKARRLVHGRNSRWTLSIIPDGPGDVTLAARVTTDCATDHAVCDAHGRKFAGGLSVTIPGPVVSAQVTHAPEAHNGTAGFNLHLTFSHEPAEFSYRTVRDGLFDVEGGHIAKARRLERGRNSGWELSIIPDGPGDVTLAARVTTDCAADHAVCDAHGRKFAGGLSVTIPGPVVSVADARVAEAEGARLDFVVSLRPVRDVTTTVAYATSDGTTVAGADYTAASGTLTFARGETEKTVSVMVLDDAHDEGEETLTLTLSSPSGARIGDGTATGTIRNDDPLQRAWLSRFGRTVGTHVVDAVGARLRGSPGQGAHLTVGGARLPLGRGAADPPGAPGLPATTGAVADGAHTGLPRGPKWYPWLDGPNSDLRLGQSRALRMPDVRQLLLESSFRLNLNAAGAATPRLTAWGGVAGTTFDGRDGTLTVEGDVLTGTVGVDGGWDQWLVGVAAAHSQGEGGSAMPGLAERGTGELESTLTSVHPYLRYAVTDRLDVWGLLGYGWGEAELDLATGETFETDTQFRMGAFGGRGILLAAADNGGVQLATRTDALLTRTSSDAATGLAATNADVHRWRVILEGSRGVTWEDGRSLTPTVEVGLRHDWGNAETGFGLELGGRVRYADPALGLTIEGALRVLLAHEDSAYQEWGASGTVRLAPGPAGRGLSVTLAPTWGAATGGVEGLWSRQTTAGLAPATRSTPTGRLAADVGYGLPAPFGSGLLTPYAGTVLAASETRTYRVGARLQMSGHGATGVRLSLEGQRQEPGGAEPATRSVHLQVDWGF, encoded by the coding sequence CTGTCCGCACTTGCCGCCGTCCTGTCGCTAACCACGCTCTTCGCCGTCCCCGTCCCCGCGCTCGCACAGACCACCCTGGTCAGCCAGCGGGCCGGCACCAACACCTCGGCGACGGGCAAGCCGGCGATCACCGGCACGGCTCGGGTGGGCCAGGTGCTGACCGCGGGCCTCGGCACGATCACCGATGCCGACGGGCTGCCGGCCACCGCCTTCCCGATGGACTACAGCGTCCAGTGGATCCGGGTGGACGGCGCCACCGAGACCGACATCGCCGGGGCGGCTTCGGCCACCTACACGCTCACGGGAGCGGACTATGCGAAGAAGGTCGGCGTGAGAGTGTCGTTTGTCGACAGCGCGGGCAGGTTGGAGAACCGGGTCAGCGATGCCTACCCTTCCGGGACGGACATCGTCGTCGCGGCGCATGACGTGTGCGGGCGGACCATGCAGGTGCGGGACGCGATCGTGGCGAAGGTTGCGGACGCGTCGCACTGCTCCGAGGTCACCGTCGCCCATCTGGCGGAGATAAGGAAAGGCCTGATCCTGTCAAACAGCAATATCACCAGCCTCGCCGTGGGGGACTTCGCGGGGCTGAACCGGTTGGGCTGGCTGGCGCTGAGACACAACGCTCTGACCTCGCTGCCGGAGGGGATCTTCGCGGGGTTGACCAGGGTGGATTCGATCGATCTGGCCTCCAACCGTCTGACTTCGCTGCCGGCGGGGGTCTTCGCGGGGCTGACCAATCTGCACGGTCTGGCTCTGGGAGACAACCGTCTGACTTCGCTGCCGGCGGGGGTCTTCGCGGGGCTGACCAAGCTGTGCTCGCTCGGTCTGAGTCGCAACGCCCTGACCTCGTTGCCGGCGGGGATCTTCGCGGACCAGCGCTGTCTGGGCTCGCTGTCTCTGAACGACAATGCTCTGACCTCGCTGCCGGGAGGCATCTTCGCGGGGCTGGCCCAGTTGTGGGCGCTTGATCTGAGTAACAACGCTCTGACCTCGTTGCCGGACGGTGTCTTCGAAAACCTCACTCGTCTGTGCCTACTCCGTGTGCATGGCAACCCCGGCAGCGCCGATTTCACGCCGCCGGCGAACGCCGGGGAGGACCGCACGGTGTCGCCGGGCGCCGTGGTGACGCTCGACGGGAGCGAGACCCGTGACACGGGGCCGTGGAAGGACCTGCTCGCCAGTTGGGAGTGGGTGCAGGTGGATGCGGCCGGCGAACGGCTCCGTCCCGCGACGGTGACGCTTGAGGGCGCGGACGGGCCGATGCCGTCATTCACCGCGCCCGCGGCGGGCACGCTGCATTTCAGGCTGACGGTGACCGGCCGGGGCTTTGGGCCCTTCACGGCGAGCGACACGGTGACGGTGACGGTCGGCGCCGACACCGCGCGCACGGCGCGGTTCACGGCGCCAATCACGGCACAGGTCGCCCGCGCCGTGAAGTGGCACGACGGCACGGCGGGGTTCGACCTGCACTTGACGTTCAGTCACGAGCCGGCGGAGTTCAGCTACCGCACGATGCGGGACGGGCTGTTCGACGTCGAGGGCGGGCGCATCGTGAAGGCGCGGCGGCTGGTGCATGGGCGGAACTCGAGATGGACGCTCTCCATCATCCCGGACGGACCGGGGGATGTCACCCTGGCGGCGCGCGTGACGACCGACTGTGCGACGGACCATGCCGTGTGCGACGCGCACGGACGGAAGTTCGCGGGCGGGCTTTCCGTGACGATCCCGGGCCCGGTGGTGTCGGCGCAGGTCACCCACGCTCCGGAGGCGCACAACGGCACGGCGGGGTTCAACCTGCACTTGACGTTCAGTCACGAGCCGGCGGAGTTCAGCTACCGCACGGTGCGGGACGGGCTGTTCGACGTCGAGGGCGGACACATCGCGAAGGCGCGGCGGCTGGAGCGTGGACGGAATTCGGGATGGGAGCTCTCCATCATTCCGGACGGACCGGGGGATGTCACCCTGGCGGCGCGCGTGACGACCGACTGCGCGGCGGACCATGCCGTGTGCGACGCGCATGGACGGAAGTTCGCGGGCGGGCTTTCCGTGACGATCCCGGGCCCGGTGGTGTCGGTGGCGGATGCGCGAGTCGCGGAGGCCGAAGGGGCGAGGCTTGACTTCGTGGTCTCGTTGCGCCCTGTCCGGGACGTGACGACCACCGTCGCGTACGCGACGTCCGACGGCACGACGGTGGCGGGCGCGGACTACACGGCAGCGTCGGGGACACTCACCTTCGCGAGGGGCGAGACGGAGAAAACCGTTTCGGTGATGGTGCTCGACGACGCGCACGACGAGGGCGAGGAGACGCTGACGCTCACGCTCTCGAGCCCGTCCGGAGCCCGGATCGGCGACGGCACCGCCACGGGCACGATCCGGAACGACGACCCGTTGCAACGGGCGTGGCTGTCCCGCTTCGGGCGGACGGTGGGGACGCACGTAGTGGACGCGGTGGGTGCGCGGCTGCGCGGCTCACCGGGCCAAGGCGCTCACCTGACGGTGGGGGGTGCCCGGCTCCCGCTGGGGCGGGGCGCGGCGGACCCGCCGGGGGCGCCCGGTTTGCCGGCGACCACCGGGGCGGTGGCTGATGGCGCCCACACCGGACTCCCCCGCGGGCCGAAGTGGTATCCTTGGCTGGATGGCCCGAACTCAGACCTGCGGCTGGGGCAGTCGCGGGCTCTCCGGATGCCGGATGTCCGGCAGTTGCTGCTGGAGAGTTCGTTCCGGCTGAACTTGAACGCGGCGGGGGCCGCGACCCCGCGGCTCACGGCCTGGGGCGGAGTCGCCGGCACCACGTTCGACGGGCGGGACGGGACGCTGACCGTGGAGGGGGACGTGCTCACGGGGACCGTGGGGGTGGACGGGGGCTGGGACCAGTGGCTGGTGGGGGTGGCCGCGGCTCACAGCCAGGGCGAGGGCGGTTCCGCCATGCCTGGTCTGGCGGAGCGCGGCACCGGCGAGTTGGAGAGCACGCTGACCAGTGTGCATCCGTACCTGCGCTATGCGGTGACGGACCGGCTGGACGTCTGGGGCCTGCTGGGCTACGGCTGGGGCGAGGCGGAGTTGGATTTGGCCACCGGCGAGACCTTCGAGACGGATACCCAGTTCCGGATGGGGGCGTTCGGCGGCCGGGGGATTCTGCTGGCAGCGGCCGACAACGGGGGCGTCCAACTGGCCACCCGCACGGACGCTCTGCTGACGCGGACGAGTTCGGACGCGGCGACGGGGCTGGCCGCGACGAACGCGGACGTACACCGGTGGCGGGTGATCCTGGAAGGCTCGCGGGGGGTTACGTGGGAAGACGGCCGAAGTCTCACGCCCACCGTGGAAGTGGGGCTGCGGCATGACTGGGGGAACGCGGAGACGGGTTTCGGGTTGGAACTGGGAGGCCGGGTGCGGTACGCGGACCCGGCCCTGGGCCTGACCATCGAAGGCGCGCTCCGCGTTCTGCTGGCGCATGAAGACAGCGCGTATCAGGAATGGGGCGCGAGCGGGACCGTGCGCTTGGCCCCGGGCCCGGCGGGCCGGGGCCTGTCCGTAACCCTGGCGCCGACCTGGGGCGCGGCCACGGGTGGCGTGGAGGGCCTGTGGTCGCGGCAGACCACGGCCGGCTTGGCCCCAGCCACCCGATCAACCCCGACCGGTCGGCTGGCCGCGGACGTGGGGTATGGCCTGCCGGCGCCGTTCGGGTCGGGCCTGCTGACTCCGTATGCGGGCACGGTGCTGGCCGCGAGCGAGACGCGGACCTACCGGGTGGGCGCGCGGCTGCAGATGTCGGGGCACGGCGCCACGGGCGTGAGGCTGAGCCTGGAAGGGCAGCGGCAGGAGCCGGGGGGCGCCGAGCCCGCTACCCGGAGCGTCCACCTGCAGGTGGATTGGGGGTTCTGA
- a CDS encoding AAA family ATPase — MLLLTGPRQVGKTTLLRHLAEDARRYVSLDNPVLRDLANDDPALFLQRYEPPVLIDEIQYAPGLLPLIKVMVDDSRQPELFG; from the coding sequence GTGCTGCTGCTGACCGGCCCACGCCAGGTCGGGAAGACCACCCTTCTGCGGCACCTTGCGGAAGATGCTCGTCGTTATGTCTCCCTCGACAATCCGGTGCTGCGCGATCTGGCGAATGACGATCCCGCGCTCTTCTTGCAGCGGTACGAGCCGCCGGTGCTCATCGACGAAATTCAGTATGCTCCCGGACTGTTGCCGCTGATCAAGGTGATGGTGGACGACAGCCGCCAGCCGGAGCTGTTTGGCTGA